Proteins encoded within one genomic window of Mesorhizobium sp. AR10:
- the ctaD gene encoding cytochrome c oxidase subunit I — MTTVVKARVKRKPSPAIMKAEEEQLRRVWETPTGWRYWTSVNNTQVGLWYGGAAFAFMLFAGVLALLVRTQLAVPENDFLSADFYNQAFTLHGTVMMFLFAVPIFEAVAIFLLPPMLGARELPFPRLGAFGFWSFLIGGVFVCGSIFFDAAPSSGWFMYPPLATDKEYSGIGADIWLLGLSFIEVASIAAAVELIVGIMKCRAPGMRINLMPLFAWYLLITAGMILFAFPPLIAGDILFEMQRMFDWPFFDQTRGGDPLLWQHLFWIFGHPEVYIIFLPAIALMAMIVPTFSQRPIVGYSWIVLAAVGTGFLSFGLWVHHMFATGLPQISLAFFSAASEAVAIPTGVQIFVFIATMLAGRVIFSVPMLFGAGGIAIFVLGGLTGVMVALAPFDWQAHDTYFVVAHLHYVLIGGMLFPLIAGVYYYYPLIDARMLSMPLGRVAFWLMFSGFNVAFFPMHLSGLRGMPRRVFTYPEGIGWDWLNLVSTIGAFVFASGVLVVAFDVVRPKHRQPRGEQNPWNAGTLEWLNEPEENWGIRSIPVIESRYPLWDQNDLTRKVNEGAYYLPGAKENRRETLITSVLDAHPLQCQRVAAPTTITIISAALLGGVFVALTFELWILALLSGIGTLVAILWWLWTGTGDIPEQKTKDVGLGLRLPLYASGPDSVGWWAMFITMVGDGTAFASLIFGYFFYWTIHPDFTLGQPGPGLRWPMIALALFVATWVVMLGARRLNASGWTNGARVALVAAFLLTLAASAAGFAGPWQHDMQPTAHVYPAIVWILVIWALAHAAVGAVMQLYCLARSFAGRLTREHDMELHNVALYWHFMAITAVITFAVIGLFPEAM; from the coding sequence ATGACCACAGTCGTCAAAGCCCGCGTCAAGCGAAAGCCCTCGCCAGCCATAATGAAGGCCGAGGAGGAACAGCTGCGCCGCGTCTGGGAGACGCCGACCGGCTGGCGCTACTGGACTTCGGTCAACAACACGCAGGTTGGCCTCTGGTATGGCGGCGCGGCCTTCGCCTTCATGCTGTTCGCCGGCGTGCTGGCGCTTCTTGTACGCACGCAGCTCGCCGTGCCGGAAAACGACTTCCTCTCGGCCGATTTCTATAACCAGGCCTTTACGCTGCACGGCACCGTGATGATGTTCCTGTTTGCCGTGCCCATCTTCGAGGCCGTCGCGATTTTTCTGCTGCCGCCGATGCTCGGAGCGCGCGAGCTGCCATTCCCGCGGCTCGGGGCCTTCGGCTTCTGGAGCTTTCTCATCGGCGGTGTCTTCGTCTGCGGCTCGATCTTCTTCGACGCGGCTCCGTCCTCAGGCTGGTTCATGTATCCGCCTCTCGCCACCGACAAGGAATATTCCGGCATCGGTGCCGACATCTGGCTTCTCGGTCTCTCCTTTATTGAGGTCGCCTCGATCGCCGCCGCCGTCGAACTCATCGTTGGCATCATGAAGTGCCGCGCGCCCGGCATGCGCATCAACCTGATGCCGCTCTTCGCCTGGTATCTGCTGATCACCGCAGGCATGATCCTGTTCGCCTTCCCGCCGCTAATTGCGGGCGACATCCTGTTCGAGATGCAGCGTATGTTCGACTGGCCGTTCTTCGATCAGACGCGCGGCGGCGACCCGCTGCTCTGGCAGCACCTGTTCTGGATATTCGGGCACCCGGAGGTCTACATCATCTTCCTGCCCGCCATCGCGCTGATGGCGATGATCGTGCCGACCTTTTCGCAACGTCCGATCGTCGGCTATTCCTGGATCGTTCTCGCGGCCGTCGGCACCGGTTTCTTGTCCTTTGGCCTATGGGTTCATCACATGTTCGCTACCGGCCTGCCGCAAATCTCGCTGGCCTTCTTCTCGGCCGCCTCGGAGGCCGTCGCGATCCCGACCGGTGTGCAGATCTTCGTCTTCATCGCCACCATGCTCGCCGGACGCGTCATCTTCTCTGTGCCGATGCTCTTTGGCGCTGGTGGGATTGCCATCTTCGTACTCGGCGGCCTGACCGGCGTGATGGTCGCGCTCGCCCCCTTCGACTGGCAGGCGCACGACACCTATTTTGTCGTTGCGCATCTGCACTACGTGCTGATCGGCGGGATGCTCTTTCCGCTGATTGCCGGCGTCTATTACTACTACCCGCTCATCGATGCACGCATGCTGTCCATGCCGCTCGGCCGCGTCGCCTTCTGGCTGATGTTTTCCGGCTTCAACGTCGCCTTCTTCCCAATGCATCTCAGCGGCCTGCGCGGGATGCCACGCCGCGTCTTCACCTACCCCGAGGGGATTGGCTGGGATTGGCTGAACCTCGTATCAACGATCGGCGCTTTTGTTTTCGCATCAGGGGTGCTGGTAGTCGCTTTCGACGTTGTTCGGCCCAAGCATCGTCAACCGCGCGGCGAGCAGAACCCGTGGAACGCGGGCACGCTCGAATGGCTGAACGAGCCCGAGGAGAACTGGGGCATTCGCTCCATCCCCGTCATCGAGAGCCGCTATCCGCTTTGGGACCAGAACGATCTGACGCGCAAGGTCAACGAGGGCGCCTATTATCTGCCTGGCGCCAAGGAGAATCGCCGCGAGACACTGATCACTTCGGTGCTCGACGCCCATCCGCTGCAGTGCCAACGCGTGGCGGCACCAACCACGATCACAATAATCTCGGCCGCGTTGCTCGGCGGCGTCTTCGTCGCTCTCACCTTCGAACTCTGGATCCTCGCCCTACTGTCGGGCATCGGCACGCTCGTTGCCATTCTCTGGTGGCTCTGGACCGGCACCGGCGACATCCCGGAGCAGAAAACCAAGGATGTCGGCCTCGGGCTGCGCCTGCCGCTCTATGCCTCAGGCCCGGACTCGGTAGGCTGGTGGGCGATGTTCATTACGATGGTTGGTGACGGCACCGCCTTCGCCAGCCTCATCTTCGGCTATTTCTTCTACTGGACCATCCATCCCGACTTTACTCTGGGGCAGCCGGGCCCCGGTTTGCGGTGGCCGATGATCGCGCTGGCGCTCTTCGTCGCCACGTGGGTTGTGATGCTTGGGGCGCGCCGACTGAACGCAAGCGGGTGGACTAACGGCGCACGCGTTGCGCTTGTTGCCGCGTTTCTGCTCACGCTCGCTGCCTCTGCTGCCGGCTTTGCCGGGCCCTGGCAGCATGACATGCAACCGACCGCGCATGTCTATCCGGCGATCGTCTGGATTCTAGTCATCTGGGCACTTGCTCATGCCGCAGTCGGAGCCGTCATGCAGCTCTATTGCCTCGCGCGCAGCTTCGCCGGTCGCTTGACGCGGGAGCACGACATGGAACTGCACAACGTCGCGCTCTACTGGCATTTCATGGCGATCACCGCTGTTATCACCTTCGCCGTCATCGGTCTTTTCCCGGAAGCGATGTGA
- the coxB gene encoding cytochrome c oxidase subunit II, which yields MGACSSCSGVQSALDPAGEEARQVAQLFWHMVIAGGFIWLIVVGLLVYATGHGRAAIGEHIAGRLIFWGGAVIPSLLLFLLLGYALWLMPGLRPFARAGETGLRIEVTGEQFWWRVAYRLADGSAPVLSANEIRLPVGERVEFLLKSTDVIHSFWIPALGGKMDMIPGRENRLSLLATKPGTYRGPCAEYCGTSHALMAFTAVAMERGAFREWLATRSKPSAGASLPGRDFFLRNGCGACHRVAGTKAEGSVGPDLSHVGSRETIGAGILPADEEALRSFIAHPHLIKPGSKMPEFSMLPQQDIAEIAAWLKRLE from the coding sequence TTGGGCGCCTGTTCCAGCTGCTCGGGCGTCCAGTCGGCGCTCGATCCGGCCGGGGAGGAAGCGCGCCAGGTCGCTCAACTTTTCTGGCACATGGTCATTGCTGGCGGTTTTATTTGGCTGATAGTCGTCGGCCTTCTCGTCTACGCGACGGGCCATGGGCGCGCTGCCATAGGCGAGCATATTGCAGGCCGGTTGATTTTCTGGGGCGGCGCTGTCATTCCTTCGCTGCTCCTCTTTCTGTTGCTCGGCTATGCCCTTTGGCTGATGCCAGGACTGAGACCTTTCGCACGAGCCGGCGAAACCGGTCTCAGGATCGAGGTCACTGGGGAGCAATTCTGGTGGAGGGTCGCCTACCGCCTGGCAGACGGCAGCGCTCCTGTTCTCTCCGCTAACGAGATCAGGCTGCCTGTTGGTGAGCGCGTCGAGTTCCTGCTGAAGAGCACCGACGTCATCCACTCCTTCTGGATTCCCGCGCTCGGTGGCAAGATGGACATGATCCCAGGGCGCGAGAACCGGCTGTCGTTGCTGGCGACGAAGCCTGGCACCTACCGCGGCCCCTGCGCGGAATATTGCGGCACCTCGCACGCGCTGATGGCCTTCACCGCCGTCGCCATGGAACGCGGTGCCTTCCGGGAATGGCTAGCTACGCGCTCGAAACCGTCGGCCGGCGCATCCTTGCCGGGACGCGACTTCTTCCTTCGCAACGGCTGCGGTGCTTGCCACCGCGTGGCGGGCACGAAAGCTGAGGGCAGTGTCGGGCCGGATCTCTCGCATGTGGGCTCGCGGGAAACGATCGGTGCCGGCATTTTGCCTGCTGACGAGGAGGCACTCCGGAGCTTCATCGCCCATCCGCACTTGATCAAGCCCGGATCGAAGATGCCCGAGTTCAGCATGCTGCCCCAACAGGACATCGCCGAGATCGCCGCCTGGCTGAAGAGGCTCGAATGA
- a CDS encoding DUF6766 family protein — translation MRVFFRDNGLTIALVTMFLVSCLGMIWSGHAAHNEELQQHGSAAIGVLSYLVSGGFLSALFENWESEFLQMSAYVMLTAILFQRGSAESRDPDDPDRPEDELSLATRRRSPILSWLYSYSLGIALALLFIASFVLHWWTSFVATNDEALRHGGEAQSVGSYLFGAQLWFESFQNWQSEFMSTAVLVVLSIFLRHKGSPESKPAGATNEETGA, via the coding sequence ATGAGGGTCTTTTTCCGAGATAACGGACTAACGATAGCGCTAGTGACAATGTTTCTGGTGAGCTGCCTAGGCATGATCTGGTCGGGTCATGCCGCCCACAACGAAGAACTCCAGCAGCATGGTAGCGCAGCGATTGGCGTGCTGAGCTACTTGGTAAGTGGTGGATTCCTTTCGGCGCTCTTCGAAAACTGGGAGAGCGAATTCCTGCAGATGTCCGCCTACGTCATGCTGACAGCCATCTTGTTCCAGCGCGGTTCAGCCGAATCCCGCGATCCGGATGACCCCGACCGGCCTGAGGACGAGCTATCCCTGGCCACTCGGAGGCGCAGTCCGATCCTGTCATGGCTCTATTCCTACTCGCTTGGCATCGCTTTGGCTCTGCTCTTCATCGCGTCCTTCGTGCTTCACTGGTGGACGAGCTTCGTAGCAACGAACGATGAAGCGCTTCGGCACGGCGGCGAGGCCCAATCCGTCGGAAGCTATCTGTTTGGGGCGCAGCTTTGGTTCGAGTCGTTCCAGAATTGGCAATCTGAGTTTATGTCGACGGCTGTCCTGGTCGTGCTGTCGATTTTCCTTCGGCACAAAGGGTCGCCGGAATCGAAACCCGCCGGCGCGACGAATGAGGAAACCGGCGCATAG
- a CDS encoding DUF427 domain-containing protein — MQASAENAAGRSGALLITPFDGTVTVRFSDAIIASTERAKVLHEDGRDPVFYVPFDDIYFDLLEKTNTATSSSSKGTASYWRVHAVGGSADNFMWAYETPESPALAIARHTVLSIPTKRG; from the coding sequence ATGCAAGCCTCAGCCGAAAATGCCGCCGGCCGTTCCGGCGCGCTTCTGATAACGCCGTTTGATGGAACTGTGACGGTCAGGTTTTCCGACGCGATCATTGCCTCAACCGAGCGGGCTAAAGTGCTTCATGAGGACGGACGCGACCCAGTCTTCTATGTGCCTTTCGACGACATTTATTTTGATCTGCTGGAGAAGACCAACACGGCGACGAGCAGCTCGTCGAAGGGCACCGCGAGTTATTGGCGCGTTCACGCGGTCGGCGGATCGGCTGACAATTTCATGTGGGCCTACGAGACGCCCGAGAGCCCCGCACTAGCCATCGCTCGCCACACGGTGCTTTCGATCCCGACAAAGCGCGGATAG